GCATGCCCCTTTCGGGTAAAATTGTGACTCAATATGGTAGTCGAACTATATCTATCTTAGGGCTTTTAGTTTATTCTTTTTTCCTTATTTTATTAGGATTAGCTACTGTAAAATGGGAATTGGCTATAGGGTTATTCTTATTTGGTTTCTTTTGTAATTTTTGCAATATCGCAGTGAATACACAAGGGGTTTACACACAGCAATTGTTTGATAAACCCATTGTAGGATCGTTCCATGGTTCGTGGAGTTTGGCTGGATTTTGTGGTGCTTTGCTAAGTTTATTGATGTTGGCTTTGAAGCTAAGTCCGTTTGTACATTTTGTTATTGTCTTTGCTTTGATAACGCTGATAGTGATTTTCAACTATAAATTTATTATTAAAGCCAAAGTAAAGAAGCCAGAAGAACAAGCTAACTATTCCTTTTTCAAAAACCCTGATACTACTTTGATATGGCTAGGCATCATTTGCTTTTGCTGTATGGCAAGCGAAGGGATAATGTTTGACTGGAGTGGTGTTTATTTTAAAGAAATTGTCAAAGCTCCCGGTGCTTTGGTAGTTTTAGGGTATACCACCTTTATGATTAGTATGGCTTCGGGTAGGTTCTTGAGTGATATTTTAGCCGCAAAGTATGGGATTAAAAAAGTACTTGTGGTTAGCGGTATCGTAATTTCTACAGGATTATATTGCGCCGTTTTATTCCCTTATTTAATTCCGTGTACCCTTGCTTTTATGATGGTTGGATTTGGAGTTTCCAATGTAGTTCCTATCATCTTTAACGTCGCTGGAAATAATGAAAAAGTGCCTACTAGTATTGCTTTGACTATTGTTTCTAGCATCAGTTTCTTGGGCTTTTTAATTGGGCCACCATTAATCGGATTCATTGCCGAGCTGACCAGTTTGAAATACTCCTTTGCAATTATTGGGGTGTTTGGAGTTCTTATCTCGTTATTAGTAAGTAGGTTGAAGGTCTTTAATTAAATCAATAAGAAACAAACTTATCGTCTTCCTTTTCATCAGGAATGATATAAATTCTATGCCACTCTTCCCCTTCAATAATTTCCCAAGAATGCCCTTCTCCATGAATATCTTTAGCGACAAGAATAATACCAGGTTCTAAAATAAATTGTTTCCCATCGGAAGTAGTAAACCTAAGTTTTCCTTTTAAAGTTACCACATATTGCACTCTTGGAGCCGGATGTTGATGCTTTTGGTATTCTTCTATTTTAGTTTGAATAATAAAGCGTTCACTAGGTATACTTAAGTATTCTGGTAAGACGCCTTCCTCAAAATAGGAATTGCCTACACTATCATTTAGTAATCTAAAGGCTCGCATACTCTTTATCTTAAATACTCAATCGAAAGGCCTCAATAATTGGACTGGCTTTACCAAAATCGACTTCTTGAATAAACAACTCGACTGCTTTTGCCGTTTGTATGCTTGGTAAAACATTAGCCTGATTGTTATCTCTAATGACCACATTAAGGTTAGCTTCTTCTAGTCTTTCTTTTAAACCAACGGCTAAAATTTCTTCTCCAGAAAATATTTTTATTAGTCCCATTTTATCAATTACGAATTACAAATTAAAAATTACGAATTAGGTTTTAATCCTCCATTTCAAAGAAAAGAGGTTCAATCATGATTTTGTCTGCTAGTACCTCTACTCTTTCAGTGATTTGGGAACAAAAGAAAAGGCGTTGTGTTTTTTCAATACTCATCATCAATCGCTGAATAATAGCATCATGTCGCAAACGAAACAGTACATCAGCATCATCAACAACAAACATTTTGATGGTATTAATATTAAATCCAGCTGACGCAAACATGGTGTTGATTTTATTGGGAGTTCCAATTAAAACATCCAATCCCAAAGAGATAATGTTTTTATCATAATCGATGTCACCTTTGTCATGAACACCCAAGATACTTAAATCCTGATACGTTCCGTATTTCAAAAACAGTTCTTCCATTTCTAAAACGCGTTCTTTATTTTCAACAATGATTAAAGCTCGGGTACTTTCGCCCATAGATTTTTCCATCCGTTGCAATACATTCAACACTATAGTAGTTGTTTTTCCGCTTCCTTCAGGCGATTGAATTACCGCATCGGCACCACTTTTAATAGTTGAAAAAGTAGCCAATTGCATTTCATTAGCTTCCGTCAAATCGTTTTCGATAAGTGCTTTTTGCAGATGGGGATTTATTTTTTTTAAGTTCATTATTTACTAGCAAAAAGTTTAACGTCCATTTCCGAAATCTCGCTTCCACCCAGGATTATCAAGCGCTCCACAACATTTCTAAGCTCTCGAATATTTCCGGTCCAATCGTATTCTTGCAATAATTGGATAGCGGGTTTAGAAAATGATTTGGTGGTATTTCCTTGTTCCTCAGCAATCTTTGCAGCAAAATGCTCAATTAGTAGAGGAATATCATCTCTTCTGTCGTTTAAGGAAGGAACTTTAATGAGAATTACGGCCAAGCGATGGTATAAATCTTCACGGAAACGCCCTTCTGCAATTTCCTTTTTCAGATCTTTATTGGTGGCTGCTATAACTCTAACATTAATTTTGATGTCTTTGTCTGCGCCTACCCTTTGAATCAAACTTTCCTGTAAGGCACGTAATACTTTGGCTTGCGCCGATAAACTCATATCTCCAATTTCATCTAAGAAAATAGTGCCCCCATCGGCAGCTTCAAATTTTCCAGCTCTATCTTTTACAGCAGATGTAAAGGCTCCTTTTACATGTCCAAACAATTCACTTTCTATCAACTCTGATGGAATAGCAGCACAATTCACTTCAATCATTGGGGCATTAGCTCTCTCGCTTTTTTCATGCAATTGATGAGCTACTAATTCTTTTCCAGTTCCGTTTGGACCAGTGATTAATACTCTAGCATCCGTTAAGGCTACTTTTTCAATCATCAATTTGATTTGATTGATAGGCTCACTTTTTCCAATGATTTCGTAGTTTTTGGAAACTTTTTTCTTCAATATTTTATTTTCGACCACCAACTTCTTTTTGTCTAAAGCATTGCGAACGGTATTCAGTAACCTATTCAAATCAGGCGGTTTAGAGATATAATCAAAAGCACCCAATCGCATCGTATTAACAGCAGTTTCTAAATCACCATGACCAGAAATCATCACCATCGGAATTTCAGGCTTAATTTTTTTAACAGCTTCTAGTAATTCTTCCCCATTCATTTTGGGCATTTTGATATCACAAAGGACTAAGTCGTAGTCTTCGTTTTTAATTTTTTCAAAACCTTGTTTTCCGTCCTCGGCTTCATCAACGGTATAAGTATCGCTTTCCTCTAAAAGTATTTTGGTCAATACTCTTCGGATAGACACTTCGTCTTCAATGATTAATATTTTGGGCATTGCGTTGCATTTATAAGATTGCAAAGTTAAACATGTAAAGCATTATTTCAATGAAATTCAAATCTAATTCAAATGAAACTAAAATAATGGTCATCCAAATAGATTTAATACTTTTGTATTTCAAAACAAAGCACTATGTCTACAGCAAAAAAAGATTACAAAAGAATTACGACCAAATCATTATTTGACATGAAAGCCAATGGCGAAAAAATATCTATGCTTACGGCTTATGATTTTACCATGGCTAAAATTGTCGATTCCGCTGGTGTTGATGTGATTTTGGTGGGCGATTCTGCTAGTAATGTGATGGCGGGTCATGAAACTACTTTACCTATAACGTTGGATCAAATGATTTATCATGCATCGTCTGTAGTCAGAGCAATAGAACGCGCATTAGTAGTTGTAGACTTACCCTTTGGAAGTTATCAATCGGATCCAAAAGAAGCTTTACGTTCTGCCATTAGAATTATGAAAGAAAGTGGTGGGCATGCCGTAAAACTTGAAGGCGGTAGCGAAATTAAAGAAAGTATTAAGCGAATCTTGAATGCTGGAATTCCGGTAATGGGACATTTAGGTTTGACGCCACAATCCATCTATAAATTTGGAACCTATACGGTTCGTGCGAAAGAAGAAGCGGAAGCTGAAAAGCTATTGGAAGACGCTAGATTGTTGGAAAGAATTGGTTGTTTTGCTTTGGTTTTGGAAAAAATACCAGCCTCCTTAGCTGAGAAAGTCGCAAAAAACATTTCTATCCCTGTAATCGGAATTGGTGCTGGTGGTGGTGTTGACGGACAAGTATTAGTCATTCACGACATGCTAGGCATGAACAATGAATTCAGTCCCCGATTTTTAAGACGCTATTTGAACTTATACGAGCAAATGACAACAGCTATTGGTAATTATGTGGCTGATGTGAAATCTGAAGATTTTCCGAACAAGAACGAACAGTATTAATAACCTTAATTGATGCGAAAAAAAATTGTTTTTGTTTTTGTACTTGCTTTGATTTCGTGTAAAAAAAATGAAGCAGAGCCTGTTATCAAGCCTGTATCAGATTTTCTGAAAACTTCTGATTTATATTCGAAGGTATTTTATATTTCAACCAAATTAAATACAGAAAATTGTACCGCTTATAATGATGGTTGTGATTGTTGTGATGGTAAAATTATATTTTTAAAAAACGGCACATTCGTTAGCGATTTTTATTGCATTCCAGATGTAAGTTATACTACTGGAACATTTGAAGTTCTTGATAAAAAACTGATTTTGAAATACGCCGCTAAAGAAGCGGTTTACGGTCCTTCAAACGAAGATTACTCTGAAGAGGAAGAGAGTGTCCTAAGATTAGCTGACAGTAAGATGTCTGGGATTACTGAAGTAGCTATTCTTCGTTGCAAAGAACATTATGTTTTCAAAAATGGTTCGGATTATTTTTCAGAGGATAAAAAAACTTCATTTCAATTGGCTGTGAACCAATATAAAAGAGATGGTGTATGGGAATTATTAGATATAAAAGAATAATCATGTCTAAGATAGTCTCAACCAAAGATAATCTCCAAGTTCTTCACGAAGACAATCACATCATAGTGGTTAACAAACGTGTTGGCGATATTGTTCAGGGTGATAAAACGGGAGATAAGCCTTTATCAGAAGTGGTAAAAGAATATATCAAGGAGAAATACAACAAGCCTGGAGAAGTCTTTCTGGGCGTGGTTCATAGACTGGACCGTCCAACTACCGGTATTGTTGTTTTTGCTAGAACTTCTAAAGCATTGACCCGACTAAATGAATTGTTTAGCAATCGAGAA
The window above is part of the Flavobacterium sp. N1994 genome. Proteins encoded here:
- a CDS encoding MFS transporter; this translates as MPLLDYSFLSKILPKAKIKKGFRNAKRSYLNRVRLATSLFFFGMGFCFATWASRIPDIKSMLHLSEAELGTLLFALPIGQLVGMPLSGKIVTQYGSRTISILGLLVYSFFLILLGLATVKWELAIGLFLFGFFCNFCNIAVNTQGVYTQQLFDKPIVGSFHGSWSLAGFCGALLSLLMLALKLSPFVHFVIVFALITLIVIFNYKFIIKAKVKKPEEQANYSFFKNPDTTLIWLGIICFCCMASEGIMFDWSGVYFKEIVKAPGALVVLGYTTFMISMASGRFLSDILAAKYGIKKVLVVSGIVISTGLYCAVLFPYLIPCTLAFMMVGFGVSNVVPIIFNVAGNNEKVPTSIALTIVSSISFLGFLIGPPLIGFIAELTSLKYSFAIIGVFGVLISLLVSRLKVFN
- a CDS encoding DEAD/DEAH box helicase; the encoded protein is MNLKKINPHLQKALIENDLTEANEMQLATFSTIKSGADAVIQSPEGSGKTTTIVLNVLQRMEKSMGESTRALIIVENKERVLEMEELFLKYGTYQDLSILGVHDKGDIDYDKNIISLGLDVLIGTPNKINTMFASAGFNINTIKMFVVDDADVLFRLRHDAIIQRLMMSIEKTQRLFFCSQITERVEVLADKIMIEPLFFEMED
- a CDS encoding sigma-54-dependent transcriptional regulator codes for the protein MPKILIIEDEVSIRRVLTKILLEESDTYTVDEAEDGKQGFEKIKNEDYDLVLCDIKMPKMNGEELLEAVKKIKPEIPMVMISGHGDLETAVNTMRLGAFDYISKPPDLNRLLNTVRNALDKKKLVVENKILKKKVSKNYEIIGKSEPINQIKLMIEKVALTDARVLITGPNGTGKELVAHQLHEKSERANAPMIEVNCAAIPSELIESELFGHVKGAFTSAVKDRAGKFEAADGGTIFLDEIGDMSLSAQAKVLRALQESLIQRVGADKDIKINVRVIAATNKDLKKEIAEGRFREDLYHRLAVILIKVPSLNDRRDDIPLLIEHFAAKIAEEQGNTTKSFSKPAIQLLQEYDWTGNIRELRNVVERLIILGGSEISEMDVKLFASK
- the panB gene encoding 3-methyl-2-oxobutanoate hydroxymethyltransferase, with the translated sequence MSTAKKDYKRITTKSLFDMKANGEKISMLTAYDFTMAKIVDSAGVDVILVGDSASNVMAGHETTLPITLDQMIYHASSVVRAIERALVVVDLPFGSYQSDPKEALRSAIRIMKESGGHAVKLEGGSEIKESIKRILNAGIPVMGHLGLTPQSIYKFGTYTVRAKEEAEAEKLLEDARLLERIGCFALVLEKIPASLAEKVAKNISIPVIGIGAGGGVDGQVLVIHDMLGMNNEFSPRFLRRYLNLYEQMTTAIGNYVADVKSEDFPNKNEQY
- a CDS encoding DUF2007 domain-containing protein; amino-acid sequence: MGLIKIFSGEEILAVGLKERLEEANLNVVIRDNNQANVLPSIQTAKAVELFIQEVDFGKASPIIEAFRLSI